ATGTCCATTCAAGATTCACAAACCTTGAGGGCAGCATCTTCTAGTCTTATCTTTGGTCGACTCGGCTTAATCTGCGAGCGATAGAAGGACATTCCGGGACCATACCTCTGCACAATGTCGGTACCCATGGTGACGAGCCAAAAGGCGACGGGAACGCTGTGGCCGCGACAACGAAGCAATGAGTGGACTTCGATAAAATAAGGGAATAACTACCTTGGCTGCTAAAGAATGATGAATTCTTGGGTCTGGTAGAGCCCTCAGCTGGTTTGTCGCGGTGATATTGGAAGCCTACGCTGGTAAGGAAAGAGCGAGTCGCCCATGGTGGTCAGGCCTGGGAAAGAGCAAGTCATTCAATTTCCATTTGCAACCTCCCGGTATTAAACAACCAAATCTTACGTGTTTCGCTGCGCATATACAGACCACGAATATATTTTCAACTAGGCCTCCTTGTCTAGAGCTTACTTCCCGAAGTCTTTCCAAACTCTATAACCAGTTTTCCGAACTGCTTGCTATCCTTCATGTCCTGGAACAGTCCATCGAGGGCCGCAACATCGCTTAGCTCAGTCTGAATAACGCGTGATACAATAGGGTGGACTTTGTGCGTGCTGACAAAGTTGACCATATCCTTGAACTCTTTCCGGGATCCCATTGTAGAACCGCGGACGTCGATGTTCTTCAGAACCGCCGGCATCACAAATGGCATTTTGGGGGAGACTGTCATTCCATAGATGGAGAGGACACCACCAGCCTACGAAGAGTTAGCTTCACAAAGATCATGGGGCCAGGCCACATTGGGATTCTGCTTAGATCATACCTTGAGCAATCGCACCGACTTCTCGACGGAGTCGCCACCCGCTCCATCAATGACTGCATCGAagttcttctttcccttggGGAGTAAGCCTAGCAACTTCTTTTCCCACCCACTCTCCTTGTAATTCACACCTCCCTTCGCACCCAGTTCGATGGATTTTCGAATTTTGTCCTCACTTGAGCTTGTCACATATACATCTGCACCTCGCGCAACAGCAAAGAGCAGGGCAAACAGCGCGACACCTCCGCCGATACCTGTGATTAAAACCACAGAGCCCTCGCCAGTGTTGTGTTCCCCCGCTTTGACGACTAGAGCTCTCCATCCTGTCAAGCCTGCAAGAGGCAAAGCGGCTGCTTCAGCATCTGATAGGTGCTCAGgggcttcttcaacctcggACTCTTCAATCGTGATATAGTCCTGCAATGTCCCTTTATTGTAAAGCTTCGTTCCTCCCATAATTTTATAGCCTGCTGGATCCTCAGGGCCCTCAACAGAATCCTTCCAGCCGATTCCGGGATTCAGAATGACTCGCCTTCCTTGCCATCGCCCTGGGTTTGTCACACCGGAGCCTGCGCCCACGACAGTTCCAACTCCATCTGCGCCCATGGGCACGTCAAATGTTAGACCCGGGTAGAGGTGCTGCCGCAAAAATACATCGCGATGATTGA
This region of Aspergillus puulaauensis MK2 DNA, chromosome 5, nearly complete sequence genomic DNA includes:
- a CDS encoding putative alcohol dehydrogenase (COG:C;~EggNog:ENOG410PHMT;~InterPro:IPR013154,IPR013149,IPR036291,IPR011032, IPR020843;~PFAM:PF00107,PF08240,PF13602;~TransMembrane:1 (i177-198o);~go_function: GO:0016491 - oxidoreductase activity [Evidence IEA];~go_process: GO:0055114 - oxidation-reduction process [Evidence IEA]); translated protein: MSKAIFLGKAEGKPGQVYYPLSLQTLPQPSPQGTELLVKLSAAALNHRDVFLRQHLYPGLTFDVPMGADGVGTVVGAGSGVTNPGRWQGRRVILNPGIGWKDSVEGPEDPAGYKIMGGTKLYNKGTLQDYITIEESEVEEAPEHLSDAEAAALPLAGLTGWRALVVKAGEHNTGEGSVVLITGIGGGVALFALLFAVARGADVYVTSSSEDKIRKSIELGAKGGVNYKESGWEKKLLGLLPKGKKNFDAVIDGAGGDSVEKSVRLLKAGGVLSIYGMTVSPKMPFVMPAVLKNIDVRGSTMGSRKEFKDMVNFVSTHKVHPIVSRVIQTELSDVAALDGLFQDMKDSKQFGKLVIEFGKTSGSKL